The Synechococcus sp. RS9909 genomic interval AGGGCCCGTTCCACCGCCTCGCGAAACAGGGGCAGATGCTCCAGCGCCCCGCCCCGAGGACTGATCGCCACGGTGGCGAGAGAGAGGCGGTTGGCGACGGCGGTCACCGCCTCCGCCAGGGCGTCGGCCGAGCGCTGCAGGATCGCTGCGGCGTCGGGATCGCCTGCAGCGGCGGCGTCCTGCACCAGCGGCGCCAGCTGGGCCAGGGCCGGCACACTCCGCTCCGGACGCACCACCAGGGCCTTGATCTCCGCCGCACCGCTGCATTGGAGGGCGTGCCAGAGCTGTTGCCGCAGCGGCCTGTCCGGCAGGCGGCCATCGGCCATCCGCAGCGTCAGCTGCAGGCCCTGCTGCCCCAGATCGAAGGCCCCACCGGCCCCATCCAGCATCCAGCCCCAGCCACCGCTGCGCGCCTCCTCGCCCTGGCGGTTCCGGCCCAGGCAGATCATGCCGGTGCCGCTGATGAGCACGATCCCCGCCGCATCAGGAAAAGCGCCGTGGAGTGCCGTGCGTTCATCCCCGGTCGCCAGGCAGCGGTGCGGCGGCAGCGTCAGTTCCGCCGCCATCAGCTCCTGGGCGCGGGTCTGCAGGGCCGTGCCCTGCTCCAGGCCACTGGCGCCGATCGCGGCTGCTGTCAGCGCGGTCTTGGTGGCGATCGACCCGGGCGCTTCCGCCTCAGCCGCCGCCCAGGCGGCGTTAAGGCTGCTGCGCAGGGCGGCCCGGAAGCGGTCCTCGCCACCCTCAGCGTCCAGATGCGACACGGGGGAGCCACGCCCTTCGGCGAAGTCCTGCCAGAGGTTGCTGCGGCTGTCCCAGCGGCGGAGCCGGCAGCGGCAGGAGGTCTGGCCGGCATCGAAGCCCGCCAAAAACAGGGGACTCATCCGTCGCTGGGCTCCGCCGCTGGATCAGTGGCTGGGCTGAGGGGCTGCGCCAGGCTCGCCAGGCAGAACCAACCGATGATCTGCACCTCCGGCCGGAAGAAGATCGTGTCGGTGGCACCCTGCACCAGCAGGCCGACGATCGCGGCGAGGCAGGCCAGTCGGGGCAGGCTGAAGGCGCCGCGCTCGCGCAGACCGGCCAGACCTTGCCGCAGGCTGCACCAGGCGAGTCCGAGACAGGCAATCAGACCGGGAACGCCCGTTTCCACCAGGATCTCCAAGGGCACGGAGTAGGCACTGAGGGCATTGAATTTGGGCTGCTGATACAGCGGATAGATGCTGTTGAAGGCGGCATTGCCCGGGCCGATGCCGATCCAGGGCCTGTCTTGAATCATCTCGAGTGCGGCCAGCCACACGTTGATGCGGAAGTTGTTGGAGCTGTCGCCTCGCCCCGCCAGCAGGCTGGCCACCCGGGTGCGGATCGGTTCGATCTGGGTGGCTGCGATGGCAAGAGCCAGTCCGGCCAGCACGAGCAGGGCAAGGGGCAGAAGCCTTCGCCAGAGGGGCGGCCAGTCGCGGATCGCCCGCAGCAGCAGAAGCAGCACGAACAGCCCAAGTGCGGCGAGCATGCCCAGCCAGCCGCCGCGGCTGTAA includes:
- a CDS encoding BadF/BadG/BcrA/BcrD ATPase family protein, with protein sequence MSPLFLAGFDAGQTSCRCRLRRWDSRSNLWQDFAEGRGSPVSHLDAEGGEDRFRAALRSSLNAAWAAAEAEAPGSIATKTALTAAAIGASGLEQGTALQTRAQELMAAELTLPPHRCLATGDERTALHGAFPDAAGIVLISGTGMICLGRNRQGEEARSGGWGWMLDGAGGAFDLGQQGLQLTLRMADGRLPDRPLRQQLWHALQCSGAAEIKALVVRPERSVPALAQLAPLVQDAAAAGDPDAAAILQRSADALAEAVTAVANRLSLATVAISPRGGALEHLPLFREAVERALQARLRHWHWQAGQADACAGALTLAERLLRPR